DNA sequence from the Coregonus clupeaformis isolate EN_2021a chromosome 30, ASM2061545v1, whole genome shotgun sequence genome:
TAGTGTAGGTGTTTTGGTTGGGGTTGATTGTCTGAAGTTCTATTGACATCAGAGACTCCATGCTCAGATCAATAACATCTGCATTGCTGTATTTTCAACCCAACCTCCAAAGGATTACAGCATGTGCACAGGCGAGAGAAAACATTCTCTGCCTGTATCTGTGTCTGGCGTTTGTTTGTAAGTCCTGACAACTCTTGACAGCTAGGCCTGACAGACTGTCCACATTTCACTCTGATATGTTCACACTTCActcaatctctctgtctctccccccgcAACCCCCCCGCTTTCTCCCTTTGTCTCCCTCCTCTTgttccctctcacctcctccccctgtctctctggtcaCAGTGATCTGACAGTGATGTCGTGTCGaggccctcccttctctctgcGCCCCTTGTTTTCCCGTGAGGCCCATGTGACCTAGACGTCGCCCAAACACAGGGGGCCCGTGCCCGCCGCCGCTGGCGCCCACCCATGAATCCCAGCCCCGACCGCGGCAAAGAGTGCCTCCCCCCTAAGAAGAGGGAGTCCCGGCATGGCTCGGCCGACCAGCGCCCCCCCCTGGACGAGTTCAAACCGCCCGCTACGCCCCCCAGGACCTGGCCCGCAAGCAGctcagggaggggggaggggggcagggagAGCGAACCGCCACAGACAAACCGCCACAGCCTGCTACCCTCTATCCCACCCCCCCTCCCATCCCCGGGTATCCCCCTTCCCCTGCCATGGCACCTGGCCTACCCCTCCTCCGCCCCCCTCCCCCATCACTCCAGGTGGCTCCATGGTGAAATCCCCCTGACCCTGCCAcccccctcctcatcctcttcctcctttaaGAGCCCCTTCCCTGCTGACTCCAGAGACATGTGGTCCAATTTTAACACAGGCCGAAGGGACTacagctcctctctctacctccctgacctctccctgactgagggCAGACACAGGTACCCGGGCAAGAGGCCCAACGGGCTAGATGGGCTGGGCAGCAGGACTGCCTCTGCATCTAGGGTGGCACCCCCCTCAGGAGAGTACGGGAACGAACCCAGCGGCAGTGCCAGGCTGGGCGGCAGCCCCCACGGTTCCCATGCCAACGGGAGAAGGAGACACCAGGAGGTTTCCATAGTGCGTTCCCAACCTTTCAGAGATTTCCAAGTGCCACCTCCGGAGGGCCCTGACTcacattcctctctgcaggacaGGGACCCCCGCGGGACGCCAAAGGCTGGGACTCCCACCCTGATTCCCACCAGTCCCCAGCCCTATGGGGCAGAGATCCGGGCAGGGAGAGGGGAGCTGCTGGACCCCCTGGGGGGCTCTGTGGCGGAGGCCCATATCTACTACTCCCTGAGGTCTGTGTACTCCACCCTGCAGCCCAGCCACCTCAGTCCCCAGGCCCAGGCTCAGCGCTACCCACTGTACAGCCCCTCAGGCAGCTCTCTGTATGGCCTGAACACCATGAGGGACTCACAGCACTCAACCCAAGGGCAGCCCAACAGCcacagcacagagagagacagacagcaagaacAAGAACGAGAAAGAGAACATGAAGGAGACAGAGacatcagacagagagacagcaagagagacagagataaagacagcAGGGAGCTCTCCCCTGGGCAGCAGTACTCACGTCCCCTtgcctcccccctccttccccacaTGACCGCCTCaccccctgccccccaccacatcCCCCCAGCGCTCCTACCTCACTTTGCCAAGGGTTCTCTAATTGAGCTGGTGGGGGGTCGTCTGAAGCGTGTGGAGGAGCTGAGGACAGAGGACTTCCTGAGGAGTGCCGACACCTCCCCAGAGTTCCACCTGAGCACCTGCACCGTGCTGCTCATCGCCCCCAGCAACACACACGGCTTCAACCACCTGCAGGTCCTCCTCACAGACCGCAACACTCAGGTCAGGGGCTCATCGATCCTCTATATTTCTATTTGAGTCACTGCTAGacaataaattatatttaattatAAAAGGCACTGGTCATTCACTAGTAAAGCAAACTTTTTTAATCCACTCCAATCATGTAAGGTAAACATATGACACATTTCCATTTAACAAGAATTGTTCAAATCATGAATTGAAATTAATCTCCTTAGTAAAAACTGTGTAGATGCCAGCACTGTTGTGAatatgttgttgttattctgtgcaTGTAGGAGTTACTGACGGTTCTGGTGGAGTACCCATTCTTCGTGCGTGACCGTGGCTGGTCTTCCTGCTGTCCCCAGAAAACTTCCCAGCTCTACGGCCTATCCTGCCGCCAGCTCAGCGAGGGAGACATCTGCCTGGCCCTCACCCCCTTACACAcacctcgcacacacacacactcacacacacgcgcaGCCCCCCGGGGCCACCGCACACACACCCGGGCCGGGGCCTGCACACACAGGGAGGATatgccccctcctccccctcctcctcctcttcctcatccctcccctgctctcatccctcctcctctccctcctccccctgcagACCCCCTCACCCAGGAGCAGCCACGCCCACGCAAGAGGCGATGGTCTGCCCCCGACCTCCTCCCTTCCACCGGAACTACTGGGATTGACAAGACCACTGATTTACCTCACGGCTCCaagcagaggaagaggaagtaGAGCGCACACGCAAGCACAAACACACCCTCCTTGTGTGAGACCACGAGGCAGGGTTGCAGGGAAGGACAAAGAACAGGCAACTTTAAGGGTGTCCACACTGCTGCCCAAAGTATGAGCCCATACCTCTCTTCTTCAGCCCTCTgttcccatctccctctctctgcttagCACACCTCTGACAGGGGCAGCAGTCTGGGGGGCAGCAGTCTGGGGGGCAGCAGTCTGAGGGGCAGCAGTCTGAGGGGCAGCAGTCTGAGGGGCAGCAGTCTGGGGGGTAGCAGTCTGGGGGGCAGCAGTCTGAGGGGCAGCAGTCTAGGGGCAGCAGTCTGGGGGTAGCAGTCTGGGGGGCAGCAGTCTGTGGGGGCAGCAGTCTGAGGGGCAGCAGTCTGAGGGGCAGCAGTCTGGGGGGTAGCAGTCTGGGGGGCAGCAGTCTAAGGGGCAGCAGTCTGAGGGGCAGCAGTCTGGTGGGCAGAAGTCTGAGGGGCAGCAGTCTGAGGGGCAGCAGTCTAGGGGCAGCAGTCTGGGGGGTAGCAGTCTGGGGGGCAGCAGTCTGTGGGGCAGCAGTCTGGGGGCAGCAGTCTGAGGGGCAGCAGTCTGATGGGCAGCAGTCTGGTGGGCAGCAGTCTGAGGGGCAGCAGTCTGAGCTCCACATTGACAGCATGAGACATTTAGTGAGACAATCAAGCACTTGTTTGTGTTCACTCTGTTTTCGTAATAGTTGACCCACACGCCTACTTACTGACAGTGTTTTCTGCAGGGTATCGATTTTCAATCAGTGTGAAAGTAAACTCTATTAAAGAAGTATATCACAGTgccctctgtaattattgggaAAGTGACAATTTTGCTGTTGTTttgtctctgtactccagcactttggatttgaaatgatacaatgactatgaggttaaagtgcagactttcCACTTTAATTTGAGAGCATTTTCATCCATACCAGGTGAACCGTAAAAAGATTACAGatctttttgtacatagtccccccattttaggggaccaaaggtATATATTCACTTATATGTATTAAAgtggtcaaaagtttagtatttggtcccatattcctagcacgcaatgattacatcaagcttgtgactacaaacttgttggatgcatttgctgtttgtgccaaatagaaatgaatggtaaataatgtattgtgtcattttggagtcatttttattctaaataagaatagaatatgtttctaaacacttctacattaatgtggatgctaacatgattacagatagtcctgaatgaatcgtgaataatgatgagtgagaaagttacagatgcacaaatatcatacccccaagacatgctattacaataacaggggaggttagcattttatttgtatttattttttaagtcacaagcttgatgtactCATTGCTTGTTAGGAATATGGGAcgaaatactaaacttttgactactttaatacacatataa
Encoded proteins:
- the LOC121545420 gene encoding ataxin-1-like, encoding MWSNFNTGRRDYSSSLYLPDLSLTEGRHRYPGKRPNGLDGLGSRTASASRVAPPSGEYGNEPSGSARLGGSPHGSHANGRRRHQEVSIVRSQPFRDFQVPPPEGPDSHSSLQDRDPRGTPKAGTPTLIPTSPQPYGAEIRAGRGELLDPLGGSVAEAHIYYSLRSVYSTLQPSHLSPQAQAQRYPLYSPSGSSLYGLNTMRDSQHSTQGQPNSHSTERDRQQEQEREREHEGDRDIRQRDSKRDRDKDSRELSPGQQYSRPLASPLLPHMTASPPAPHHIPPALLPHFAKGSLIELVGGRLKRVEELRTEDFLRSADTSPEFHLSTCTVLLIAPSNTHGFNHLQVLLTDRNTQELLTVLVEYPFFVRDRGWSSCCPQKTSQLYGLSCRQLSEGDICLALTPLHTPRTHTHSHTRAAPRGHRTHTRAGACTHREDMPPPPPPPPLPHPSPALIPPPLPPPPADPLTQEQPRPRKRRWSAPDLLPSTGTTGIDKTTDLPHGSKQRKRK
- the LOC123482285 gene encoding keratin-associated protein 4-12-like, with amino-acid sequence MWSSDCCPSDCCPPDCCPSDCCPSDCCPQTAAPQTAAPQTATPQTAAPRLLPLRLLPLRLLPTRLLPLRLLPLRLLPPRLLPPRLLPLRLLPLRLLPPQTAAPQTATPRLLPLDCCPSDCCPPDCYPPDCCPSDCCPSDCCPSDCCPPDCCPPDCCPCQRCAKQREGDGNRGLKKRGMGSYFGQQCGHP